A single window of uncultured Methanospirillum sp. DNA harbors:
- a CDS encoding PEGA domain-containing protein: MNRFLFLIVLLVMPAFFSSGIVAGAESGGIDLATVGYLQIQAPVDGARVYLDRIFMGFIQNGAITIPVDVMASPQYSNLIIEYTGYQTYLGPLPELVPGKTVTVLADLNKTGYERRGIISFESGLPGAELYLNGEKKGVTPDSGILQIQAVPAGLYQFTVKRPGNLSISEQQYVSSNAITIYRVNLKPATTGDVHINTSPEGAGVYLNNRYAGLSPLTIPEVPVGNHTVKITQEGYQDWGSEISVLGAESTQVDAVLVSLPPTPAPTCSDATPAPEPVVPQENSSVVYGFFILLVILIICCGVIGVWAFRRQKP, from the coding sequence GTGAACAGGTTTCTCTTCCTGATTGTACTGCTGGTTATGCCAGCCTTCTTCTCCTCCGGCATCGTTGCAGGTGCTGAAAGCGGGGGAATTGATCTTGCTACTGTCGGATATCTCCAGATTCAGGCTCCTGTGGATGGGGCGCGGGTATACCTGGATCGGATCTTTATGGGATTTATTCAGAACGGGGCCATCACGATCCCCGTCGATGTGATGGCGTCTCCTCAATATAGCAATCTCATCATTGAGTACACCGGGTATCAGACATACCTGGGCCCGCTTCCTGAGCTGGTTCCCGGAAAGACCGTGACCGTTCTGGCTGATCTGAACAAAACCGGGTATGAACGGAGAGGAATCATCTCATTTGAGAGCGGACTTCCAGGTGCTGAACTGTATCTCAACGGTGAAAAGAAAGGAGTAACTCCTGATTCAGGAATTCTCCAAATCCAGGCAGTCCCGGCCGGACTGTACCAGTTCACCGTGAAGAGACCAGGGAATCTTTCGATAAGCGAGCAGCAGTATGTCTCCTCAAATGCGATCACCATATACCGGGTAAACCTCAAGCCCGCAACAACCGGGGATGTTCATATCAATACCTCGCCGGAAGGTGCTGGTGTGTATCTGAACAACAGGTATGCAGGTCTCTCACCGCTCACTATTCCGGAGGTTCCTGTCGGAAACCATACTGTGAAGATCACACAGGAAGGCTACCAGGACTGGGGCAGCGAGATATCGGTTCTGGGGGCAGAGTCCACCCAGGTGGATGCAGTCCTCGTCTCTCTTCCCCCGACTCCCGCACCGACCTGTTCTGATGCTACACCCGCACCTGAACCGGTTGTGCCCCAGGAGAATAGTTCTGTAGTCTACGGATTTTTTATCCTTCTCGTGATACTTATCATCTGTTGTGGTGTGATCGGCGTCTGGGCGTTCAGGAGACAGAAACCCTGA
- a CDS encoding tetratricopeptide repeat protein, producing MGTEEKSGQFSRGLRAFKSGDFQTAVEYLSDAVEYDDQNDRAWNALGTACAKIGRTEDADLCFENALTIAPDNPVYLKNKRTNSKHLKNSSNSHELAPKGGILDRIPLDKLPFDKPLLLAGIAIALIIVLGFVLISTISFFTTPAVPPGPGILLSASQNGSFINVTNGGGREINSVASFSWKVNNVPIGTGNPGELATLGVEKGSTATVPLSTLAGTNLSEGMRVMVIVTYKDGSQMLALDTKLPPPSPDLITPLAGTPVPTPTLPPDVPQFKSGDIILEGSKNAWWLVTAPPVNGSYSIVPAARLPNGSFTSLGTTATNVSLKSFEQSGTYIGNQGPGGTPAGLPGEVAPPVTGIPSTHPQPIYPAGDLVNPSPNGETGMMVILGYDHVSDQYQADDIYPYYTGEWGYRTNATAKWFMRPILEERYSHRTGRIATSDVGIGADSAPPRTPVKYTAGDIISPDPAGVDRILVITGYNKSDDRYQIDTVRSAYDGGWKLGGDPIWEKRAFVERDNPYQIRKIDLSLIRR from the coding sequence ATGGGAACCGAGGAAAAATCAGGACAGTTCAGCCGGGGTCTGCGGGCATTCAAGTCTGGTGATTTTCAGACTGCAGTTGAGTACCTCTCTGACGCAGTTGAGTACGATGACCAGAACGATCGTGCATGGAATGCACTGGGAACTGCCTGCGCAAAGATAGGAAGAACCGAGGATGCCGATCTCTGCTTTGAGAACGCCCTGACCATTGCACCTGATAACCCGGTATACCTGAAGAACAAGAGGACCAACTCAAAGCACCTGAAAAACTCAAGCAACTCACATGAGTTGGCACCGAAAGGGGGAATCCTTGATCGTATCCCTCTCGATAAACTACCCTTTGACAAGCCGCTTCTGCTTGCAGGGATCGCCATTGCCCTGATCATCGTTCTCGGGTTTGTCCTGATCTCTACCATCTCCTTCTTCACAACTCCTGCTGTCCCTCCAGGACCGGGAATACTCCTCTCTGCAAGCCAGAATGGATCATTCATAAACGTCACCAACGGGGGTGGCCGTGAGATCAACTCTGTGGCATCCTTCTCCTGGAAAGTCAATAATGTACCGATAGGCACCGGAAATCCTGGCGAGCTGGCGACCCTTGGAGTGGAGAAAGGCTCCACTGCGACAGTCCCCTTGTCAACCCTTGCCGGAACAAACCTGAGTGAAGGGATGCGGGTGATGGTCATCGTGACATACAAGGATGGATCCCAGATGCTTGCACTGGACACGAAGCTTCCACCTCCATCGCCTGACCTGATCACGCCACTTGCAGGAACCCCTGTACCAACGCCCACCCTGCCTCCTGATGTTCCCCAGTTCAAGAGTGGAGACATCATACTGGAGGGGAGCAAAAACGCCTGGTGGCTGGTGACCGCCCCGCCGGTCAACGGCTCATACTCAATAGTTCCTGCTGCAAGACTGCCTAACGGATCGTTCACCAGCCTTGGCACAACAGCCACCAACGTCAGCCTGAAAAGTTTTGAGCAGAGCGGAACCTACATCGGAAATCAGGGGCCAGGAGGTACTCCTGCAGGGCTCCCGGGTGAGGTTGCCCCGCCAGTCACCGGCATTCCTTCAACCCATCCACAGCCGATATATCCTGCCGGGGATCTGGTGAATCCTTCACCAAACGGCGAGACCGGGATGATGGTGATCCTCGGGTATGATCACGTGTCAGACCAGTACCAGGCAGACGACATCTACCCGTATTATACCGGGGAGTGGGGGTACCGGACAAACGCGACAGCCAAGTGGTTTATGAGGCCGATACTGGAAGAGAGGTACAGCCACCGGACAGGGCGGATCGCAACCAGTGATGTAGGGATAGGAGCCGACTCAGCGCCACCCCGCACCCCGGTGAAGTACACAGCAGGAGATATTATCAGCCCTGATCCGGCTGGTGTGGACCGTATCCTTGTCATCACCGGATACAACAAGAGCGATGACCGGTACCAGATTGATACAGTCAGATCTGCATACGATGGGGGCTGGAAACTGGGTGGAGATCCAATATGGGAGAAACGTGCCTTTGTGGAACGGGACAACCCCTACCAGATCAGAAAGATTGACCTCTCGCTAATCAGGAGATGA
- a CDS encoding PKD domain-containing protein: MGESSSYRVAGIAIILCLIIAGFITLITSTPQNHDELTKQSQVATRPDASHTQTGTANQSATSRMRVLWYDDAGKTYTFHDYSSPKGVGPDTWREADLPSPENGTLQRKAAMVRFLDWDGSIERMTGTKYLIDQETITSILNSYTLIAPPPAIQTPDVTGTPTIIQPTPDVTPAPGMLIPTCSRPCNLGDGTVRVSFGYINRHNGPVSLPIGDRNYFSPGYPDRGQPASFQPGIHQDIFTVRLPENGTNIAWHLMDTMVGAGQVPRVQAGLIAEPAVGYAPLDVRFSDQSTGGTTDDPLTGSWNFGDGTTAEGTSAFHRYELPGTYESSRIVSTSCGSETAKKTITVNQVSFTAEPVPDRQQTFRFTDRSTGEPTVWAWDFNDGFSSWEKSPVHTWKSPGTYLVGLTVSGKSGSGTTVQRITV, translated from the coding sequence ATGGGAGAGTCATCATCATACCGGGTTGCCGGAATTGCCATCATTCTCTGTCTGATTATCGCCGGATTCATCACCCTCATAACAAGTACTCCCCAGAATCATGATGAACTCACTAAGCAGTCCCAGGTAGCCACAAGACCTGATGCATCCCACACCCAGACGGGGACTGCAAACCAGTCAGCAACCAGCAGGATGAGGGTGCTCTGGTATGACGATGCAGGCAAGACCTACACGTTCCATGATTATTCCAGTCCAAAGGGAGTTGGTCCCGATACATGGAGGGAGGCCGATCTCCCATCACCCGAGAACGGAACACTGCAGCGAAAAGCTGCGATGGTAAGATTTCTCGATTGGGATGGATCCATCGAGCGGATGACGGGAACAAAATACCTCATCGATCAGGAGACAATTACCAGTATTCTCAACAGTTACACCCTGATAGCCCCGCCACCGGCGATTCAGACGCCTGATGTCACAGGGACGCCCACCATCATACAGCCGACACCTGATGTTACCCCTGCCCCTGGCATGCTTATCCCGACCTGCAGCAGGCCGTGTAACCTGGGTGATGGAACAGTCAGGGTCTCGTTCGGGTACATCAACCGCCACAATGGCCCGGTCTCCCTGCCCATCGGTGACCGGAATTACTTCTCTCCCGGCTATCCTGACCGGGGTCAGCCTGCCTCATTCCAGCCCGGGATACACCAGGATATCTTTACAGTCCGGCTTCCTGAGAACGGAACAAATATCGCCTGGCATCTGATGGACACCATGGTCGGAGCAGGGCAGGTCCCGAGAGTACAGGCAGGGTTGATCGCTGAACCTGCTGTCGGATATGCCCCACTTGACGTCAGGTTTTCTGATCAGTCAACCGGAGGTACAACCGATGATCCCCTGACCGGATCATGGAACTTCGGGGACGGGACCACAGCTGAAGGCACATCAGCATTTCACCGGTACGAACTCCCGGGGACATATGAGAGCAGTAGGATCGTCAGCACATCATGTGGGAGTGAGACTGCAAAAAAGACCATCACCGTGAACCAGGTCTCATTCACTGCAGAACCTGTTCCAGACAGGCAGCAGACCTTTAGATTCACGGACCGGTCAACCGGTGAGCCGACGGTCTGGGCATGGGACTTCAACGACGGCTTCTCATCATGGGAAAAAAGCCCGGTTCATACCTGGAAGTCACCAGGTACCTATCTCGTCGGGCTGACAGTATCAGGAAAATCAGGTTCCGGGACGACGGTGCAACGCATCACTGTGTAG
- a CDS encoding GNAT family N-acetyltransferase, with protein MKHIDVRAIDEADYPHVCLLEQGQSGSQYQAAVFVRQAMTLWPGLFLVAEVEDQSAGYLVGSISGEAPETSWILRVRVTEAMQRMGVATRMLSRIEESMKEYGINRILLSCSPVNEGALALYRKQGYTIRSREPAYFGPGEDRFILEKVI; from the coding sequence ATGAAACATATCGATGTACGAGCAATCGATGAGGCAGACTACCCTCATGTATGCCTCCTTGAACAGGGTCAGTCAGGCTCGCAGTACCAGGCAGCAGTGTTTGTCCGCCAGGCGATGACCCTCTGGCCCGGGTTGTTCCTTGTTGCCGAAGTAGAAGATCAGTCAGCAGGGTATCTAGTCGGATCAATATCAGGTGAAGCCCCGGAAACAAGCTGGATACTGAGGGTCAGGGTTACTGAAGCAATGCAGCGGATGGGCGTTGCAACCAGGATGCTGAGTCGGATTGAGGAGTCAATGAAAGAGTATGGAATAAACCGGATTCTCCTCTCCTGCTCTCCGGTTAATGAAGGGGCGCTCGCTCTCTACCGCAAGCAGGGATATACAATCCGGAGCCGCGAACCAGCATACTTTGGCCCTGGAGAGGACAGGTTCATCCTCGAAAAAGTGATCTGA
- a CDS encoding tetratricopeptide repeat protein — protein sequence MDIIKTLSILFLLLMLVLSFQVSADENISATDSEFQETLTDTGEIAEQNVVANDTGEPAEPEPVEVNSSPPLQNTSPVKIESVNNTAPEGNKTNQTGPSAADIQKAFNGWYEKALNASISGNNKAAADAFAAALRLDKGSEKALTGYGEVLSKLGRDTEALEIYSRLQNLSPTNTTILIPLGREQNAVGSHEAALATLLNATAAYPNDTEGWNQLAAAYDGLTRYEEALTTVRRSLQISTDQAGGWGQLGAILSGQGRFYEAIAAFEKSLTLDPKNGITWADLGNTWTALGRYKEAAQAYEAATESRPSDTTLWLKLAAVYEKEQKTKEAAEAYRKGGVISPSDTTNQSVLELNKTETKPDANITVNMTGESTSNSPAHNETSQTKE from the coding sequence ATGGATATTATCAAGACGCTTTCGATATTGTTTCTCCTCCTTATGCTGGTACTCTCTTTTCAGGTGAGTGCTGATGAGAATATCTCTGCAACTGATTCAGAGTTCCAGGAAACCCTGACAGATACAGGAGAGATCGCAGAACAGAATGTCGTAGCAAATGATACTGGTGAACCAGCTGAGCCAGAACCCGTGGAGGTGAACTCCTCCCCTCCTCTGCAAAATACTTCACCAGTGAAGATTGAATCTGTGAATAATACTGCTCCTGAAGGAAACAAAACAAACCAGACCGGCCCGAGTGCCGCTGACATTCAGAAGGCGTTCAACGGATGGTACGAGAAGGCACTAAACGCTTCAATCAGCGGAAACAACAAGGCTGCAGCAGATGCATTCGCAGCCGCACTCAGGCTCGACAAAGGATCAGAGAAGGCACTGACCGGGTATGGGGAAGTTCTCTCAAAACTCGGGCGTGATACCGAAGCACTTGAGATCTATTCTAGGCTTCAGAACCTCTCACCAACAAACACAACCATCCTCATCCCGCTCGGAAGGGAACAGAACGCAGTCGGCAGCCATGAGGCAGCACTTGCCACCCTGCTGAATGCGACCGCAGCATACCCGAATGATACAGAAGGGTGGAACCAGCTTGCAGCAGCGTATGATGGGCTTACACGGTACGAGGAGGCACTGACAACAGTCAGGAGATCACTCCAGATCTCGACCGACCAGGCCGGAGGATGGGGCCAGCTCGGTGCCATTCTTTCAGGACAGGGAAGATTCTACGAAGCAATCGCAGCCTTTGAGAAGTCTCTCACCCTTGATCCAAAGAACGGAATTACCTGGGCAGACCTCGGCAACACATGGACTGCACTGGGCAGATATAAGGAGGCAGCACAGGCTTATGAGGCTGCAACAGAGAGCAGGCCGTCAGACACAACTCTCTGGCTGAAACTTGCAGCGGTGTACGAGAAAGAACAGAAGACAAAAGAGGCTGCTGAAGCGTACCGCAAGGGAGGAGTTATTTCTCCTTCAGATACAACAAACCAGTCTGTTTTGGAGCTGAACAAAACAGAAACAAAGCCTGATGCAAATATAACGGTGAATATGACAGGAGAGAGCACATCCAACTCTCCTGCTCATAACGAAACCAGTCAGACAAAAGAGTAA
- a CDS encoding response regulator — translation MPRVLIVDDTDFDRNLLRNILVSAGYEIAGLASGGEEGIQLYREMIPDLAMLDLIMPDLNGIDTLRRIREEYPEARVMLCTSVGEEGMVDLARRIGAKGYVVKPYQATNLLKAVERIVGPPGNKAGITWQ, via the coding sequence ATGCCTCGGGTTCTTATTGTAGATGATACTGACTTTGACCGGAATCTTCTCAGGAATATTCTGGTCTCTGCCGGTTATGAGATAGCAGGTCTGGCAAGCGGCGGTGAGGAAGGGATTCAGCTCTACCGGGAGATGATCCCTGATCTTGCCATGCTGGATCTGATCATGCCGGATCTGAATGGAATAGATACCCTGCGCAGGATTCGTGAGGAGTATCCTGAAGCACGGGTGATGCTCTGTACCTCTGTTGGTGAGGAAGGGATGGTCGATCTCGCCAGAAGAATCGGGGCAAAAGGGTATGTTGTCAAGCCGTACCAGGCCACAAACCTTCTCAAGGCAGTCGAGCGGATTGTGGGTCCGCCTGGAAACAAAGCAGGGATAACGTGGCAGTGA
- a CDS encoding ATP-binding protein has protein sequence MIATQILIVEDEAIVAESIASKLRKFGYDVAGPVPTGEEAVKLAGEVRPDVVLMDIHLAGTIDGIDAAGSISGSYRIPVIFLTAYADDQTLERAKEAKPFGYLIKPFRERDLHATIRMAQERSRLEAELEAANRELDSFSYSVSHDLRAPLIAIDGFSRILEESYMTYLPPDGQECLHRVRQAAANMDKLVNDFLRLSRVTRTSLVIEPVDISALATEILEGLSQEHPDRKVIWTVEPGLEAVGDRGLLLIAVQNLLTNAWKYTGRRSEARIEVAGTLRGKGLTFYVRDNGAGFPPEKANLLFIPLQRLHSQEEFPGNGIGLATVQRIVFRHGGKIWAEGVPDSGATFWISLPEQV, from the coding sequence ATAATTGCGACACAGATACTGATTGTAGAGGATGAGGCAATTGTAGCGGAGTCTATCGCCTCCAAACTCAGAAAGTTCGGATACGATGTCGCCGGTCCGGTTCCGACCGGCGAAGAAGCGGTGAAACTCGCCGGTGAGGTCAGGCCTGATGTTGTGCTGATGGATATCCATCTTGCAGGCACAATCGACGGGATCGATGCAGCAGGAAGTATCTCCGGTTCGTATCGTATCCCTGTGATCTTTCTCACTGCGTATGCAGATGATCAGACCCTTGAGCGTGCAAAGGAGGCAAAACCCTTTGGGTACCTGATAAAACCGTTCAGGGAGCGGGATCTACATGCGACGATACGGATGGCACAGGAACGCTCGCGGCTTGAAGCAGAACTTGAAGCAGCCAACCGCGAGCTTGACTCATTCAGTTACTCGGTCTCGCATGACCTGAGGGCTCCCCTTATTGCCATAGACGGCTTCTCCCGGATTCTTGAAGAGTCATATATGACATATCTGCCCCCTGACGGGCAGGAGTGTCTTCACCGGGTTCGCCAGGCTGCAGCCAATATGGATAAACTGGTCAATGACTTCCTCAGGCTCTCACGGGTAACCAGGACTTCACTGGTGATTGAACCGGTTGATATCAGTGCCCTTGCCACGGAAATTCTGGAGGGACTGTCACAGGAGCACCCTGACCGGAAGGTTATCTGGACGGTTGAGCCAGGCCTTGAGGCAGTCGGAGACAGAGGTCTTCTCCTGATCGCAGTACAGAATCTGCTCACCAACGCGTGGAAGTACACCGGCAGGAGGAGCGAGGCACGGATCGAAGTGGCGGGAACACTGCGTGGAAAGGGCCTGACATTCTATGTCAGGGATAACGGTGCAGGATTCCCGCCTGAAAAGGCGAACCTTCTCTTCATCCCTCTCCAGCGGCTTCATTCTCAAGAGGAATTCCCGGGAAACGGTATAGGTCTTGCAACCGTGCAGCGGATCGTCTTTCGGCATGGAGGGAAGATATGGGCTGAAGGCGTTCCGGATTCAGGAGCCACCTTCTGGATAAGCCTTCCTGAACAGGTCTGA